The Brassica rapa cultivar Chiifu-401-42 chromosome A10, CAAS_Brap_v3.01, whole genome shotgun sequence genome segment ATGATCTCTACTCTCATTTTTGTTCTTGCAATGACAATTCATTATGTTGACATTACATGTAATGTGTGTGTACAAAAGGTATTATACTGTTATTATTCAAAGGAGTTGAATTACAAAgttctccaaaaaaaattatgattacGGGTAATTTTTGATGTGATGAATAAttgtttctatatatatgaAGTAAGCACTAACCTTGGTGATGATTGAGTTTGGAAGATAGGTTTAGCTAGCTTTGTACTTGTATTATTGAAATAGTTAGGGACATGTTTGGTGGTGATGCTAATTTTGGTGAAGATCGAATTTGGAAAATAGGTTTAGTTGGCTTGTACTTTTATTATTAAGATACCTAGGGAGTTTGcttttgtaaacaaaaaaatataattcaaaacGACTTTtcactataattttttaataacctttaaaaaaaaatttgaaaagagATTTTATATTACTTTGTTGATGATGAAAACTTGTGTTCTTTCAAACTCAATTCATTATGTTGACAATACATGTAATGTGTGTAGAAAAAGGTAATTATACTGTTATTATTCAAGGGGTTGAAGTACAAAGTTctccaaattttttatatatatttacagtatccaaataaatataaatatacagtgttataaacaaatttataaattcACATTCAGTCAACCAGCAACCACGTATTATTTTGCGGCAATTTTGTCTCCAGAATCGTCTCTGCTTATCTTGGACCAAGTACTTTTTGCCATATATCTTTCAAGATTAACATTAGTTCAATGTCAAAAAAATGATCTTTCCAAAGGCTAATTTGACAGATGTATCCCCACAACATCCGTATTATTTTTGCAGCTTCAGTATACAAACAGCTACATAAGCAATTACCCTTAATTAATCAGGCTTATGTATCATTTATTGGTTTAtgattatgaatattttttgatGTGATTAAATGATGCATtcataactaaaatttattgtttttaatgGAGTATTATATACTCTATGAAAAATTGGGAAATCAATctattaaaatctatttttttttttaaattaccgatttatattcgttttatcCTTTTTTCTTTAATATGGAAAATAATTCACCGTCTACATTTTTACGCGTTATGGTCGTTTTGGGTTAAGAAGGTAAAATCTAAAGAGCTATAAATAGGGATCTTCAGTAACACTTGAGTTGAATCTACACTAAACAAGTGCATTAGAAAAATCACACATGTCTCTCTCTACCTCCGTTGTTGTTGCACGTGTATTGTCCTCTTCCACCGCCGTGAAACGCAAACGCGAAGACGAGATCCCTCGAGATAAACCCATGCCTATGGCTATGCATAAAGAAAACGACGAGCAACCGCCTCCTCCATCTTGGGAGGTTCTAAACGCTATTAGTCATTACATGGACCCTGAGACTCTCGCCGTCGCCTCTTGCGTCTCGACCACGTGGCTAAAGTGTTTCTCCTCGGAGAATCTATGGAAGTCCATCATGACCGCGCGGTCCTCACAACGCTCTTGTCCATACGAGATTGCCTTGGAACACACGGAAGGGGGCATCATCTCGTACAAACGCCTCGTCTCCGCCGTTGAAAGAGACGCGAAACGTAGACGCAAAGGTCAGCTCGAGGAAGCCGTCAAGATATCACTCTCTGATCTCAGCTTCATCATCCACGTGTCAACTAAAACAAAGAAAGCGTCGGTTTACAAAAAGGGTAAAGATCTCGTGTTTGATCCTAACGACAAGTTTCAGATTGAAGTCGACGTAAGCAAGGCTGGTATCACTGCAGGGGAGGATGAGGTAAGAGTGACGTGGCAGATTATGTACAAGGAGAAGTTCTTCACGGTGGCAGATACTGTAAGATCGTTGGACACGAAGTATGGGTGGTTCGTTGATAAGCTGGAGTATAAAGATAACCGTAAGCTGGTAGGCGACGTTAAGACGAGTTTTAAGGAGGATGTTCTTGAGAAGATTGGATTTGCGATAGTAGATTCGGATGGTTGGGGATCTCTGTTAGTTGACGGGTTTTTGAGGTATCTTCAACGGTTTTTGTTGGAATAATAATAGTCTCGGTGGAGTAGATCAGTACAAGTCTCAAGTAGATGGTTTAGCAAAGTTATTTTAATGTTGTTGTAGTTCCCTCTTTGCTATGTACTCTATAACCAGTGAAGTTCAATAAGCTATACACTTGCCTCTTGCTTGaaagaaaactatataatataaaacaaataagttAGTATTCATTAATCTCGATTTGCTATGGTGTGAGAAAGTCCCGACTCCATAATTAAGAGTTACTGTTTCTAGTAACAATGGTGACTGCCGTTGCTGAAAGTGATCTAATCCATTCGTTTATCCAAAGCAAAAACTTTAAGAATATTACAGTTCCAAGAAATATATGTcctgacacacacacacacacacacagagatAGAATATAGTACTATCCTAATTTGTTTTGTAAGAATACGTCATCAAAACTAGACGCTGTGGGAAGGACACATGTACTATAACAGCTACGGAGACGCCACATCACACGGCGTGTCTTCTTATCCAACAAAAAAGAGTTTTTATTTCATCTTTTCCCAAAAATAAAGAAGGAAGAACAGAACCAAGAGAGAATATTATTTGCTCTTCTTCTGTGTATTGTTTTACAGGGTAAGTGATCTTGACACTCTCATGCCCagcttgtttttgttttatgatttatgAATTTCTTCAGAATTATAAATCTCCTGTTGCAATCTTGATTTCTTAGATTAGGGTTTATTAGTAGATttggtttttcttcttctgctcCTATTATTCCTTTCTATGTGTTGTCATACGTGAACTTCCTAAACCCTTGCTTGAATCCTCGTGACAGTTTCCAGATTTTTAGACAGTCGAACCACATGAATCAAATTGACTCGGATGTCTCTAATGGTACGAAACCCCATCTACTTCTTTTACTCATTTCTTTGTGAAGTGTTTGATGTAATACCTAGCGGAAGGAATAAAAAGACTTGTTATgatttatgataaaaaatattcttacatGTTAGTGTCTGATCGCTCTTAACTGTCTGGCTTAAGATTACTTGACGTTGCATTCTTGTTACATTACTCTGTATACTTGCCTTGTAACAAGTCCCTAGTTAGCTTGTGTGTCAGGCTATTCATTAAGTTATGATTTATGGCGTACCCTCTGATTATACATTAACACATCATATATTTGTTTGTAAACTACTAACAAATTACTAGTTCATGCATGTTCCGGACTAATCAGTTATGTTGGGATATTTAGAGGTAGAAACAGGAAAATAAAAAGACAGACTAATCATTCCGAGATAGGTGCAGGTAAAGGAAAAGAGCCGAGGGTAATATCTCCGGGAGGATCCAAGACCGAAGAGAGGCAAAGTCAGAGTGTTACTAATCAGATTGACATGTGTCAAGATGGTAAAGAGCAACCTCATGGAGAAGTGAACATGGAAGCTTCCATATCAGCAGAAGATGTGATAAGAGCTGGAGGGTTTGGTGCTAAAGACGACATTGGAAGCTTCCTTCCCGTGGCAAGTGATTCGACTGACTTTGAGGAATCACTCCGCTCTGCACGTGACTACGAAGAAGCTCAACCGGAAGTTCAAAGACCTGGTCTTGGCTGGCCTAAAGAGTAAAATATTTGCCTCATAGGCTTCAGTGCTTTGCTGGTTTAGTTCTTGTTCGGTTGATTGTTATGTGTGATGATGGCAAAGTTGGACTGTTTCAAAGTATAGAACTCACTGGTCGTTGCTCTGCTTTTGCCAAAACGTTTTCAAGGATCTTTTTACATTGTTGTTCTGATTAGGGTCAAATACACTTTTGTCGTAAATAAAAATCTCGGCCACAAATTATATGTTACAAATTGGACGAACTATGGAAACcactttatttatatatgaagtggTCAATATTGTTTATAATAATTATAGATCATAATGTGACAATAACATTGAGACCATTATCTGCTGATGAGTGGGAAGAACTAAACACCAATGAACGAGAGAAAGAAAATGGAATCATATTCAATAAGTGGCTCAAGTTGAGAACACTTCACAAATTGCTTCTTTAGGTCATATGTCAATCCAAATGTCTCGTGTTTCCAACTTCTGTGAACAAAACCTtgcatttctttatatatatgaatttaatgcttttataaaaaaatattaaaatattatttgatccATTTCAAAGTGGCTAATCATAGCCTAGCACTCAGCTACTTGGATATTATTTGATGGCCATCGTATTGGTAGCTACTGTATACTATTAATTTTTTCTGTCGCATTTGCTAATTTGGAAGCTGGTAACGTGTTCAAGTTGGTGAAAGTGGAagacttaaa includes the following:
- the LOC103847338 gene encoding probable F-box protein At5g04010; translated protein: MSLSTSVVVARVLSSSTAVKRKREDEIPRDKPMPMAMHKENDEQPPPPSWEVLNAISHYMDPETLAVASCVSTTWLKCFSSENLWKSIMTARSSQRSCPYEIALEHTEGGIISYKRLVSAVERDAKRRRKGQLEEAVKISLSDLSFIIHVSTKTKKASVYKKGKDLVFDPNDKFQIEVDVSKAGITAGEDEVRVTWQIMYKEKFFTVADTVRSLDTKYGWFVDKLEYKDNRKLVGDVKTSFKEDVLEKIGFAIVDSDGWGSLLVDGFLRYLQRFLLE
- the LOC103847340 gene encoding uncharacterized protein LOC103847340 isoform X1: MNQIDSDVSNGAGKGKEPRVISPGGSKTEERQSQSVTNQIDMCQDGKEQPHGEVNMEASISAEDVIRAGGFGAKDDIGSFLPVASDSTDFEESLRSARDYEEAQPEVQRPGLGWPKE
- the LOC103847340 gene encoding uncharacterized protein LOC103847340 isoform X2 yields the protein MNQIDSDVSNGKGKEPRVISPGGSKTEERQSQSVTNQIDMCQDGKEQPHGEVNMEASISAEDVIRAGGFGAKDDIGSFLPVASDSTDFEESLRSARDYEEAQPEVQRPGLGWPKE